One genomic window of Phalacrocorax aristotelis chromosome 21, bGulAri2.1, whole genome shotgun sequence includes the following:
- the IGFN1 gene encoding immunoglobulin-like and fibronectin type III domain-containing protein 1 isoform X2, whose protein sequence is MTSHNAVKSFKKSSVPGVVITQFVDDIPKGCSTPDFEQKPVSLTLQEGKNAIFRAVVKGVPMPDVKWTRMQGGMDDPDKYETFFDDVTNEFILQINNLTTADSDLYRCFAVNEYGEAACSAGLMIIQVRFKKRAKYVPVHPSDELKQKLQDFRKMLRKRAPAPKPKPINKEAVWQLLLHADRRDYEKICMKYGIADFRGMLRKLQEIRKDTEIEQGELINSVKNFEHIKVNKEGKATFSLEIDLKNSNSKVFLLKDGQKLRYGTGDEYRKHCLRQIGKRYNFIVNDVQPEDAGLYQVRVENVPVFSTELDAESIPVRFRQQLSDVRCPEEEDAVFECTLHTPCYDAVWLHKTHLLKPSEKHQTSVTPDGLTHQLIIKNVVPSDSGMYTLDTGLCTSNAWLIVEHGKGKRRQDERGVREKSEWLKEALLDTDRARKLRRKESGGEEDHLMDTGVEKDGWYRKDQGGSQGHSTDVDGSHRFLGKDGLRKAHGNGRMGFGQFSGADLDGDSTTNDGSSIGLKGLGGKSGLRPFHGKDSMTGRADTGDELGGTGEWYSVDGRADGMLDAVNIDMDDGEGVGSQHDKDGELGDTSYRAGFGGVGRLGATDRSSVLDGLNPDSTRVGDGKSSLLSRTSPGTGAGKDATGTEIAGGLRSPYGKDGQLAAVDMNGASINREGQTGTPYGKDGQTHNASGHLGQAGRHGLLYGPDGLPAGDGAVSHAGGSSIGEMEALYGPDGRPVKAGVGDAGVAGAGGIGSPYGKDGLPTGAGVAGARAGGIGSPYGKDGLPVGAGLGGAGITGAGGVGSPYGKDGLPVGVSLGGASIAGAGGVGSPYGKDGLRVGAGLGGAGVAGAGGVGSPYGKDGLPVGAGLGGAGVAGAGGYGSPYGKESLQAGADVAGAHAGGVGSPYGKDGLPVGAGLGGASIAGAGGVRSPYGKDGFPVGAGIVGAGVAGAVGVGSPYGKDGLPAKASVGGAGVAGAGGVGSPYGKDGLPVGAGIGGAGVAGAGGAGSPYGKDGFPVGAGISGGVAGAGGAGSPYGKDGLPDGASVGGAAVGGFGSVGSPYGKDGLPVGAGIGGAGVAGAGGAGSPYGKDSVPGGAGIAGAAGGGFGGVGSPYGKDGLPAGVGISGAGVAGAGGVGYPYGKDGLPAGAGVAGAGGVGSPYGKDGLPAGAGIAGAGGVGSPYGKDGLGGATGIGSDGLAGAGGVGSPYGKDGLPAGAGIGGAGTAGAGGVGSPYGKDGLPAGAGLDGADFGGFGSVESPYGKDGLPVGASVGGAGVAGAGGAGSPYGKDSVPGGAGVAGAAGGGFGGVGSPYGKDGLPAGVGITGAGVVGSPYGKDGLPAGAGIGGAGIAGAGGVGSPYGKAGVPAGASVGGAGVAGAVGVGSPYGKDSVPVGASVGGAGVAGAGGAGSPYGKDGLPVGAGISGAGVTGAGRVGYPYGKDGLPAEAGVAGAGGVGSPYGKDGLPAGAGIAGAGVDGVSGVGFPYGKDGLPAEAGVAGGGGVGSPYGKEGLPVGAGMGGAGVTGAGGVGYPYGKDGLPAEAGASGTGVASFGGVRSLYGKDGVPAGAGIGVAGAGVGVVGSPFGKDGLPAGAGIGSAGAGGVGSPYGKDGHPAGADVAGAGGVGSPYGKDGLPAGVGVDGGGVSGAGGVVTLYGKDGLLSGAGARAACAGGVGSPYGRDGLPVGMGTGASTGVTDFAGFGSPYGKDGLPAGAGAGVGGARGSFYGKDGIPAGAMSGAAHFPFGSDEVKGSPHGRDAMLLRAQGYRDGTGGDGFSSEGAGVSRFASAGSPYGKDSGTGGGRAGVAGGGRLGSDERELPSVRGKEGMVGAVGRGGEYGLDSRPGKSTGGETGKGTARDFRASGNKGSSHDRDSLSGQGDARGEGRDLGQLGSLYGKKSAFGESGSKSHNRSVDGRNSGGFGQGSLDYGQMSDLYGGLPSINQRKEEPGLDIKANDFLKNTESMGKRRCYSLDDLKVPRCHLNKQLLDVRVLKGEPAELSCTVSKVDVTGTWFKDGLKLKSMDGVCFEKDGLVHKLIINKVEDIHAGKYRFEGGDIKTEASLFVEDPPQVDKVLLKNLTSVPTVAKAGQQVKIKIPFEGRLPVRATWLKDRMELVDDTRIRVDKTETFTMLSISNSERKDCGDYKVRLKNDSGALDINLKLVVIDKPQPPAGPIKIVGSSANDITIQWKPPKDDGGKPLQSYIVERQQVGKNDWVTLGETPRSCTTFTTNKVEQDMSYYFRVRAVNAEGTSDALESEEVKAVSKDSPGAPDPPEIVSASRDTITISWKAPRKTGSSRIVGYFVQKRKKGTMTWLPVNNVPIADKKLKMTNLKKGLQYEFRVAAVNAAGTGDASEPSQPVFARDSMKPPGQVQDLKVSSSDSTSVTLTWRRPEAKDGGDVKGYEVEMRSSDKLNWTKCNTLPIEVTTYTVRGLQAKEMYFLRVRAINDSGPGEATEIEACMEAARPVVFPRLLIDDTVKSFLVIRAGNTIRVNIPFEASPDPVVTWLKDGLPLPNRATVNTKDGTIQLLIGAAEFTDSGIYTVELQNGLGKRETFSFQVQVTDIPQSPGPVQLEENVPNTVTVTWEPSASEKWENNLYYTVLKRESQKGLWHMVGDLIYTNKFTYTKLIPGRDYYFRVVAKNSLGASGPSDTLKPWRIRKQKAESQVKPQKYKGVNQNQPPRFLVALKPHVVTTGSECRMSCAVGGHPAPKITWYKDSRDLSNDPNYFCTNNFGVCSLVVLGVTKQDEGEYMVEATNELGRAFSKAFLTIKDSTL, encoded by the exons ATGACAAGCCATAATGCAG TAAAATCCTTCAAGAAATCTTCTGTCCCGGGAGTTGTTATCACCCAGTTTGTGGATGATATTCCAAAAGGATGCAGTACACCTGACTTTGAGCAGAAACCTGTCAGTCTGACATTGCAGGAAG gtaaaaatgccattttcagaGCTGTGGTCAAAGGTGTCCCGATGCCTGATGTGAAATGGACGCGTATGCAAGGAGGAATGGATGATCCTGACAAATACGAAACATTCTTTGATGACGTTACGAATGAATTCATTCTGCAG ATAAACAATCTCACAACAGCTGACAGTGATTTATATCGTTGCTTTGCTGTGAATGAGTATGGGGAAGCTGCATGCTCTGCTGGCCTCATGATCATACAAG TTCGCTTTAAAAAGAGAGCGAAATATGTTCCTGTTCATCCTTCTGACG AGCTAAAGCAGAAGCTTCAGGACTTCAGGAAGATGCTGAGGAAGCG GGCCCCagcaccaaaaccaaaacccatcAACAAAGAAGCAGTCTGGCAACTGTTGCTGCATGCAGATAGGAGAGATTATGAGAAAATCTGTATGAAATATGGAATTGCTGACTTCCGTGGGATGCTGAGAAAGCTGCAAGAGATAAGGAAGGACACAGAGATTGAACAAGGGGAG TTAATAAACAGTGTCAAAAACTTTGAACACATCAAAGTCAACAAGGAGGGAAAAGCTACTTTCAGTCTGGAGATTGACCTGAAAAACAGTAACAGCAAAGTTTTTCTGCTTAAG GATGGTCAGAAGCTCAGATATGGAACGGGGGATGAGTACAGAAAGCACTGCCTGAGGCAAATTGGAAAAAGGTATAATTTCATTGTCAACGATGTGCAGCCAGAAGATGCGGGCTTGTACCAAGTCAGAGTGGAGAACGTGCCTGTTTTCTCAACTGAACTGGATGCTGAAT CCATCCCTGTGAGATTTAGGCAGCAGCTCAGTGATGTGCGTTGTCCCGAGGAAGAAGATGCTGTCTTTGAGTGTACCCTACACACGCCCTGCTACGACGCTGTGTGGCTACACAAAACCCACCTCCTCAAGCCCAGTGAGAAGCACCAGACCTCCGTAACACCTGATGGTCTGACCCACCAGCTGATTATCAAAAACGTTGTGCCCTCTGACAGCGGCATGTACACACTCGACACCGGACTCTGCACCTCAAATGCCTGGCTTATTGTAGAGC ATggcaaaggaaagaggagacagGATGAGAGAGGTGTAAGAGAGAAATCTGAGTGGCTGAAAGAAGCATTGCTAGATACAGACAGGGCTAGGAAACTTCGACGCAAAGAATCTGGTGGTGAAGAAGATCATCTTATGGACACTGGTGTGGAAAAAGATGGCTGGTACAGAAAAGATCAAGGTGGCAGTCAAGGCCACTCCACTGATGTTGATGGAAGCCATAGATTTTTGGGAAAAGATGGGCTACGCAAAGCCCACGGAAATGGAAGGATGGGGTTTGGGCAGTTTTCTGGAGCAGACCTAGATGGAGACTCAACGACAAATGATGGTAGTAGCATTGGATTAAAAGGCTTAGGAGGCAAAAGTGGATTAAGGCCTTTCCATGGCAAGGATTCTATGACAGGCAGAGCAGATACTGGTGATGAATTAGGAGGAACAGGTGAATGGTATTCTGTGGATGGCAGAGCTGATGGTATGCTGGATGCTGTTAACATTGACATGGATGATGGAGAAGGCGTGGGCTCTCAGCATGACAAGGATGGTGAATTAGGTGATACTAGTTACAGAGCTGGCTTTGGGGGTGTTGGGAGATTAGGTGCTACTGATAGAAGTTCTGTGTTAGACGGACTCAATCCTGATTCAACCAGAGTGGGAGATGGTAAGAGTAGTCTCCTCAGTAGGACTAGTCCAGGGACTGGAGCTGGAAAGGATGCTACAGGTACAGAGATTGCAGGAGGACTGAGGTCCCCCTATGGCAAGGATGGTCAGCTGGCTGCAGTTGATATGAATGGTGCGAGTATAAACAGAGAGGGACAAACGGGGACTCCCTATGGCAAGGATGGCCAGACACATAATGCTAGTGGTCATTTAGGTCAGGCAGGAAGGCATGGCTTGCTGTATGGCCCAGATGGTCTTCCAGCTGGAGATGGGGCTGTATCTCATGCAGGTGGCAGTTCTATAGGGGAAATGGAGGCTTTGTATGGTCCAGATGGTCGACCAGTTAAAGCAGGTGTTGGTGATGCTGGAGTAGCTGGTGCAGGGGGAATTGGGTCTCCTTATGGAAAAGATGGTCTCCCAACTGGAGCAGGTGTTGCTGGTGCTCGTGCAGGGGGAATTGGGTCTCCATATGGAAAGGATGGTCTTCCAGTTGGGGCTGGTCTTGGTGGTGCCGGTATAACTGGTGCAGGGGGAGTGGGATCTCCATATGGAAAGGATGGTCTTCCAGTTGGGGTTAGTCTTGGTGGTGCCAGTATAGCTGGTGCAGGGGGAGTTGGGTCTCCATATGGAAAGGATGGTCTCCGAGTTGGGGCTGGTCTTGGTGGTGCTGGTGTAGCTGGTGCAGGGGGAGTTGGGTCTCCATATGGAAAGGATGGTCTCCCAGTTGGGGCTGGTCTTGGTGGTGCTGGTGTAGCTGGTGCAGGGGGATATGGGTCTCCTTATGGAAAGGAAAGTCTCCAAGCTGGAGCAGATGTTGCTGGTGCTCATGCAGGGGGAGTTGGGTCTCCATACGGAAAGGATGGTCTTCCAGTTGGGGCTGGTCTTGGTGGTGCCAGTATAGCTGGTGCAGGGGGAGTTCGGTCTCCATATGGAAAGGATGGTTTCCCAGTTGGAGCTGGCATTGTTGGTGCCGGTGTAGCTGGTGCAGTCGGAGTTGGATCTCCCTATGGAAAGGATGGCCTTCCAGCTAAAGCAAGTGTTGGTGGTGCTGGTGTAGCTGGTGCAGGGGGAGTTGGATCTCCCTATGGAAAGGATGGTCTCCCAGTTGGAGCTGGCATTGGTGGTGCTGGTGTAGCTGGTGCAGGGGGAGCTGGGTCTCCATATGGAAAGGATGGTTTCCCAGTTGGCGCTGGCATTAGTGGTGGTGTAGCTGGTGCAGGTGGAGCTGGGTCTCCATATGGAAAGGATGGCCTTCCAGATGGAGCAAGCGTTGGTGGGGCTGCAGTTGGTGGGTTTGGAAGTGTTGGATCTCCCTATGGAAAGGATGGTCTCCCAGTTGGAGCTGGCATTGGTGGTGCTGGTGTAGCTGGTGCAGGGGGAGCTGGGTCTCCTTATGGAAAGGACAGTGTTCCAGGAGGAGCAGGCAttgctggggctgcaggtggtGGCTTTGGAGGTGTTGGATCTCCCTACGGAAAGGATGGTCTCCCAGCTGGGGTTGGGATCAGTGGTGCTGGCGTAGCTGGTGCAGGGGGAGTGGGATATCCATATGGAAAGGATGGTCTCCCAGCTGGTGCAGGTGTAGCTGGTGCAGGGGGAGTGGGATCTCCATATGGAAAGGATGGTCTTCCAGCTGGGGCTGGCATTG CTGGTGCAGGTGGAGTTGGGTCTCCATATGGTAAGGATGGTCTTGGTGGTGCGACTGGTATTGGTAGTGATGGTTTAGCTGGTGCAGGGGGAGTTGGATCTCCTTATGGAAAGGATGGTCTTCCAGCTGGAGCCGGCATTGGTGGTGCTGGTAcagctggtgcagggggagTTGGGTCTCCATATGGAAAGGATGGCCTTCCAGCTGGGGCTGGTCTTGATGGGGCTGATTTTGGTGGCTTTGGAAGTGTTGAATCTCCCTATGGAAAGGATGGTCTTCCAGTTGGAGCAAGTGTTGGTGGTGCTGGTGTAGCTGGTGCAGGGGGAGCTGGGTCTCCTTATGGAAAGGACAGTGTTCCAGGAGGAGCAGGCGttgctggggctgcaggtggtGGCTTTGGAGGTGTTGGATCTCCCTACGGAAAGGATGGTCTCCCAGCTGGGGTTGGGATCA CTGGTGCAGGGGTAGTGGGATCTCCATATGGAAAGGATGGTCTTCCAGCTGGGGCTGGCATTGGTGGTGCTGGTATAGCTGGTGCAGGTGGAGTTGGGTCTCCATATGGTAAGGCTGGTGTTCCAGCTGGAGCAAGTGTTGGTGGTGCTGGTGTAGCTGGTGCAGTTGGAGTTGGGTCTCCCTATGGAAAGGATAGTGTTCCAGTTGGAGCAAGTGTTGGTGGTGCTGGTGTAGCTGGTGCAGGGGGAGCTGGGTCTCCATATGGAAAGGATGGTCTCCCAGTTGGAGCTGGCATCAGTGGTGCTGGCGTAACGGGTGCAGGAAGAGTGGGATATCCATATGGAAAAGATGGTCTCCCAGCTGAAGCAGGTGTAGCTGGTGCAGGGGGAGTTGGATCTCCATATGGAAAGGATGGTCTTCCAGCTGGGGCTGGCATTGCTGGGGCTGGTGTAGATGGTGTAAGCGGAGTGGGATTTCCCTATGGAAAGGATGGTCTCCCAGCTGAAGCAGGTGTAGCTGGTGGAGGTGGAGTTGGGTCTCCCTATGGAAAGGAAGGTCTCCCAGTTGGAGCTGGCATGGGTGGTGCTGGCGTAACGGGTGCAGGGGGAGTGGGATATCCATATGGAAAAGATGGTCTCCCAGCTGAAGCAGGAGCTAGTGGTACTGGTGTAGCTAGTTTTGGAGGTGTTAGATCTTTGTATGGAAAGGATGGTGTtccagctggagcaggtattggtgttgctggtgctggtgTAGGGGTAGTTGGATCTCCATTTGGAAAGGATGGCCTTCCAGCTGGAGCTGGCATTGGTAGTGCTGGTGCAGGTGGTGTTGGATCTCCCTATGGAAAGGATGGTCACCCAGCTGGAGCAGATGTTGCTGGTGCAGGTGGAGTTGGATCTCCATATGGTAAGGATGGTCTCCCAGCTGGAGTAGGTGttgatggtggtggtgtttcTGGTGCAGGGGGAGTTGTGACTCTCTACGGAAAGGACGGTCTTCTATCTGGGGCTGGTGCTCGTGCTGCTTGTGCAGGGGGAGTTGGGTCTCCTTATGGAAGAGATGGTCTTCCAGTGGGAATGGGAACTGGGGCTAGTACTGGTGTAACtgattttgctggttttgggtCTCCGTATGGAAAAGATGGTctcccagctggggctggggctggtgtAGGTGGTGCGAGGGGTTCTTTCTATGGAAAGGATGGTATCCCAGCTGGGGCTATGTCAGGAGCGGctcattttccttttggcaGTGACGAAGTAAAGGGATCTCCCCATGGCAGGGATGCTATGCTGCTCAGAGCTCAGGGATATAGAGATGGGACAGGAGGAGATGGCTTTTCCTCAGAAGGTGCTGGTGTTAGTCGCTTTGCAAGTGCTGGGTCTCCCTATGGCAAAGACAGTGGGACAGGTGGGGGCAGGGCTGGTGTGGCTGGTGGTGGCAGGTTGGGAAGTGATGAAAGGGAGTTACCTTCAGTCCGTGGTAAAGAAGGTATGGTAGGCGCTGTTGGACGAGGTGGTGAATATGGGCTGGATTCACGTCCTGGGAAATCTACAGGAGGTGAAACTGGAAAGGGCACTGCCAGAGACTTTAGAGCATCAGGGAACAAAGGCTCATCTCATGACAGAGATTCACTTTCAGGTCAAGGAGATGCCAGGGGTGAGGGCAGAGATTTAGGACAGTTAGGCTCCCTTTATGGCAAAAAATCTGCCTTTGGAGAGTCAGGGAGTAAATCCCATAACAGGTCTGTTGATGGGAGGAATTCAGGTGGTTTTGGTCAAGGGTCATTGGATTATGGTCAGATGTCAGATCTTTATGGTGGACTTCCTTCAATAAACCAGAGAAAAGAGGAACCTGGCCTTGATATTAAAGCAAATGATTTCTTGAAGAATACGGAAAGTATGGGAAAAAGAAGATGTTATTCCCTAGATGATCTGAAAG TGCCACGCTGTCATCTCAACAAACAGTTACTTGATGTCAGAGTCCTGAAAGGAGAACCAGCTGAGCTGTCTTGCACTGTCAGTAAAGTTGATGTAACAGGAACCTGGTTTAAAGATGGATTAAAG TTAAAAAGCATGGATGGAGTCTGTTTTGAAAAGGACGGTCTAGTACATAAACTAATTATTAACAAAGTGGAAGATATTCATGCTGGGAAATACAGGTTTGAAGGTGGAGATATAAAAACTGAAGCTTCACTTTTTGTTGAAG ATCCTCCACAGGTTGACAAAGTTCTCCTCAAAAACTTAACAAGTGTTCCTACTGTGGCCAAGGCAGGGCAGCAAGTAAAGATCAAGATCCCTTTCGAGGGCCGTCTGCCAGTCAGAGCAACATGGCTGAAGGACAGAATGGAGCTGGTAGATGACACAAGGATTCGTGTTGATAAAACAGAGACCTTTACCATGCTGTCCATCTCCAACAGTGAGAGAAAGGACTGTGGGGATTACAAAGTCAGGCTGAAGAATGACAGTGGGGCCCTGGACATCAACTTAAAGCTTGTGGTAATAG ACAAGCCACAGCCACCTGCAGGACCCATCAAAATTGTAGGAAGCTCTGCAAATGACATCACCATTCAGTGGAAGCCCCCAAAGGATGATGGGGGCAAACCACTGCAAAGCTACATTGTTGAGAGACAGCAGGTAGGCAAGAACGACTGGGTGACTTTGGGAGAAACCCCCAGGAGCTGTACTACCTTCACTACTAACAAAGTGGAACAAGACATGAGCTACTACTTCAGGGTGAGAGCTGTGAATGCCGAGGGAACTAGTGACGCGCTGGAATCAGAGGAAGTGAAGGCTGTCAGTAAAG ATTCACCTGGTGCCCCAGATCCCCCTGAGATTGTCAGTGCCAGCAGAGACACCATCACAATATCCTGGAAAGCACCTCGTAAAACTGGCAGTTCCCGAATTGTGGGATACTTTGTTCAAAAACGCAAGAAGGGTACCATGACCTGGCTGCCAGTCAACAATGTGCCTATAGCAG acaAGAAGCTGAAAATGACCAATCTCAAGAAAGGTCTGCAGTATGAATTTCGTGTGGCAGCTGTCAATGCTGCTGGCACAGGAGATGCCAGTGAACCGTCACAGCCTGTCTTTGCACGGGATTCCATGA aacCTCCAGGTCAAGTGCAGGACCTTAAAGtgagcagcagtgacagcactAGTGTCACCTTGACATGGAGGAGACCTGAAGCAAAAGATGGGGGTGATGTGAAAGGCTATGAGGTAGAGATGCGGTCTTCTGACAAACTCAACTGGACCAAATGCAATACTCTTCCCATAGAGGTGACCACTTACACAGTTAGAGGCCTCCAAGCCAAGGAGATGTACTTCCTACGCGTCAGAGCCATCAATGACAGTGGCCCTGGGGAAGCCACAGAGATTGAAGCTTGCATGGAAGCTGCTCGCCCTGTAG TTTTTCCCAGGTTACTAATAGATGACACGGTGAAAAGTTTCCTGGTTATAAGAGCAGGAAATACCATCCGAGTGAATATTCCCTTTGAA GCGTCTCCAGATCCAGTGGTGACTTGGTTAAAGGATGGGCTTCCTCTTCCAAACCGGGCTACAGTAAACACCAAAGATGGTACCATCCAGCTGCTGATTGGAGCAGCTGAGTTCACTGACAGCGGCATCTACACTGTTGAGCTCCAGAACGGGTtagggaaaagagaaacattCAGCTTCCAAGTTCAAGTTACAG ATATCCCACAGTCGCCGGGACCTGTTCAGTTGGAAGAGAATGTGCCAAATACAGTGACGGTAACCTGGGAGCCATCAGCATCtgagaaatgggaaaataatcTCTACTACACAGTCCTGAAGCGTGAATCACAGAAGGGCTTGTGGCACATGGTGGGTGACCTGATCTACACCAACAAGTTCACGTACACCAAACTGATCCCAGGCCGGGATTACTACTTTAGGGTTGTGGCAAAAAATAGCTTGGGAGCCAGTGGTCCATCTGATACCTTGAAGCCTTGGAGAATTCGAAAACAAAAGG ctgaATCTCAAGTCAAACCACAGAAATACAAGGGAGTTAATCAAAACCAGCCCCCAAGATTCCTCGTCGCGTTGAAGCCTCATGTGGTGACTACTGGGAGTGAGTGCCGTATGAGCTGCGCGGTCGGAGGCCATCCAGCTCCAAAGATCACGTGGTACAAGGACAGTAGAGACCTCTCCAATGATCCGAACTATTTTTGTACAAACAACTTTGGGGTCTGCTCCCTGGTTGTCCTAGGTGTCACAAAACAGGATGAAGGAGAATATATGGTAGAAGCCACCAATGAATTGGGCCGTGCGTTCAGCAAAGCCTTCCTCACTATTAAAG ACTCCACCTTGTAG